Below is a genomic region from Bacillus mycoides.
AAGTGAATGTTTAATTAGAGAGGAGAAAAATATGCAATTAACTACAGAAAAAAAGTCATTTTGGTTACAGGGAATTAGTATTGAAAAAAGAAATAAAGCATTAAAGTTAGTTCGTGATATAGCAGAGCAATTAAAGGATCCGATGTATGTAGAAAAAATTGTTATGGAGCCTGATAATATACCAAATGGAGGAACACTTCATCCATGGGACCCCATTACTTTATCCCATGGTTATCCAGGTACTATAATGTTATTTGCAGAATTAGATCGACAGTTTCCAAAAGAGGGATGGGATCTTATTGCACATAGTCACTTGGTAGAAATACAAAAGGCAATAGAAAAACAAGGTGTGAATAGTATTTCTATGTTTGGCGGTGTTTCTGGTATTGCGTATGCGACATCGTATGCTTCGCGTAACTATGAAAGATATCATATATTTTTACAAAAGTTAAATGAATTTGTACTTTCGCAGTTACATCTTGTATTGAACTACGGGAAAGAAGAATGTGGTGTTCATCCATTTATGTACGATACAATCCAAGGTGCTACTGGAGTAGGGCGTTATTTACTGCAAAATATTCAACTTGAATCAAATTTGGAAGCACTCAAACAAATTCTCAATTGTTTTATTAATATGTCTAATGACATTGAGGTGAATGGAGAAGTTCTACCTGGTTGGTACGTACCGTACACCAATCAGTTTTTGGAAACAGATAAGATACTATTTCCGGATGGGAATTTCAATTGCGGCCATGCTCATGGAATGCCTGGCCCACTTTCCTTGATGGCGTTGGCTATCGAACAAGGAATTGAAGTTCCTGGACAAAAGCAAGCGATTCGTAAAATGATAGATTGGCTAATAAAATGGCAAGATGAAGGTTCGTGGCCTGCGAGGCTTAGTTTTAAAGAAGTGGTCAATGACCAATCATACCACGTGTATCCGAAGCGAAAAGGCTGGTGCTATGGAAATCCAGGAGTAGCAAGAGCTCTCTATCTGGCTGGGAGATCCTTGAAGGATCAGAAGGCCATGAAAATTGCATTAAGTTCTTATCAAGATACACTTTTGCAAAGTGAGGAAGAATGGGATTTATCTTCTCCAACATTTTGTCATGGAAGAGCGGGATTATTACAAATGTCTATTAGGATGGCAAAAGATGAAGATGGGGAAATATCGATGCAATCCATTACAAAATTAATAGATTATGTAATGGATGCATATGATCCTCAAGCACCATTTGGCTTTAAAGACTTACAATCCAATGAGCAGACTTCAAACGAGCTAAACAAGGTAGGACTATTGGAAGGTGTAAGTGGTGTACTTTTAACATTATTAAGTCTAAGCGCAGTAGAGGAACCATGGTGGGACGGAGTATTTCTAATTTCCTAATCAAGAATTGAGAGGATGTTACAGTATGAACCAAATGAATCAATTGCTTAATTCTAAGAAAATATTAGTAGGAGTAAGCGGCTCTATTGCAGTAGCTGGAATTTTTCAATATTTAGCTATATTGAAAGCGAATTTTAGTGAAGTAAAGGTTATCATGACAAAAAGTGCAATAAAACTTATCCCTGCAGAAACCGTGAAATTATATTGTAATGAGGTATTTATCGATGAGGAACTTACCCTAAGTGGTAAACCAGGTCATGTGGAATTGGCTAGATGGGCAGACTTACTAATGGTATTACCAGCTACAGGAAATACTATTTCAAAAGTAGCTCATGGTTTAGCTGATGATTTATTAAGTACAGTCATTCTTGCTCATGATAAACCAGTTCTCTTTTTTCCTAATATGAACAAATTAATGTGGGAGAAAAAAGTAGTTCAGAATAATGTTAAACTTTTAAAAGAATATGATCATATAGTGATTCCGCCTTTGAAAACAACAGCTTTTGAAATTGCGACTATGTCTTTGAAACCGAACTATGTTTTACCTAATAATCAAGAAGTATTGCATATACTCTTTAAGGAATTTGAGAAAAGAAAGTCAGTAACTGTACATGAAACGGTTGAAATGCACTAAAACTCACATTTTTGTGAGTTTTTTTCTTTTCTTTATTCTTTTCTTTATTTTTTTTCTTTTCTTTATTTTTTTTTAATATTTGTCTTCTATATTAGTCCATAAGGAGGGATTTTATATGAATAATGAAATAGTTTTAGAAGCAAATCACTTAACAAAAACTGTAGGTGGCAAGACAATAGTAAATGATTTTTCAACTAAAATATATAAAGGAGATATTTGTGGTTTTCTGGGGCCGAATGGGGCAGGAAAAACAACTGTTATGCGTATGTTTACAGGATTAATTCGCCCGACAAAAGGAGTCATAAAAATAAGTGGTCAAGATGTAAATCAAAATAGACAACAGGCTTTGATGAATATGGGCGCAATTATCGAATCACCAATATTCTTCCCGTATATGACGGGTAGAAAAATGCTACAAAATTTAGCGAGATTATACCCTGCTCTTTCTCGAAAAGAACAATTGGAACAAGTAGAAGCAATACTATCTATTGTAAGGTTAACTGACGATGCAGATGTGAAAATTAAAAATTATTCATTAGGAATGAGACAGCGACTCGGGATTGCACAAGCTCTTCTAGGTGATCCAGATGTTATTTTATTAGATGAGCCAGCCAATGGTCTGGATCCTATGGGCATGAGAGAGCTAAGGGAATTAATTCTTGAACTTCGTGAAAAGAAAAATTTAACCTTTTTTATTTCAAGCCATTTACTAGATGAAATTCAGCAAATGTGTGACCGCCTTGTCATAATTAGAAATGGAAAGCTTATCACCCAAGGAAGGAAAGAAGAGTTAATTACAGATCCAACAAAAAGGTTGGAAGATGTGTTTGTGGAGATGATGACATCATGAGGGGGCTTTTTATTTCTGAATTTGAAAGGCTTTGGACGCAAAAAATAACTTGGATAATCTTGTTTTTCTTACCTTTAATGGTAGTTGCGTCAGTTAAATATTATCTAAACTGGAATCAACATACTTCTCCTGGAAGACCAGATTACGTTACTGCTTTAAATTTTCCTATAATAAGTATTTCTGAGCATCTTGTGGTTTCGTTTAATATTATCGCTATAATACTGATTTCTACTGTTATAGCGCATGAAGTAGAAAATGGACAATTAAGAATGATTTTGATTCGTCCATTTTCTACCTCACAACTTTTTGTAGCTAAGCTTGCTACTATATTAACTACCATGTTCCTATATTTAACTTTGTTTTGGATTTTTAATTCCATAGCAGGCTATTTATTCTTTCCAAAAGTAGATACATTAATAACATTTATAGATGAAACCAAGGTTTCTATTGCAGGGGCGATACTATATAACTTAAAGTATTTCTTTGCATGTTTCATTACTATGATTTGTATTGTTTCTGTATTTACATTAATAGGGGCGTTAAGTAGAAGTACGATGATCACTCTTGGATCAGGGGTGGCCTTTATTTTCTTTGCTATTGCAATTCCACAGATTTTAGAATTCTCTAGCCAAACGATAATTAGCGCTAATACTGTACTACATCTTATGTACATGTCAATCGTTAAAATTCAGCATACAGGTATAGCATTTCTACTTTCATCAAGTAATAGTATAAACATTTACATTGTTATAGTGGAAGCGATTTATATTTTCTTATTTGGAATGTTCGCATACTTGTCATTTGTGAAAAGAGATTATTTTATTTGAAAACTAGGAGGGAGTTCAATTGAAAGCATTAGTTATAAGTGAATGGGAACGACTATGGAATCAGAAAAAAAGTAAATGGATGTTGGGGATTTTTACTGTTATTGTTTTTCTTCAAGCTTGGTTTTTGAAGTACTATGGGGTTGGGATTTATAATGATGGGCAACAAGTGCCACTAAATTCTTGGAATTTTTCATGGTTTTTATTAAAGGAATCTTCTTTCTTAATTACTTTGATTTTCATGCCTGTATGTTTCTTGAATAGCTTAAATGTAGAATACAACTCAGGAGCATATCGTCTATTTTTAATTAGGCCTTTTCAACGATTAACCTTTCTTATGTCAAAATGGTTTTCTCTTTCTGTAATGGTATTACTCTACTTATTTGTTGTTCTTTTTATTGGCATAGTACTTGGGTTGGTGTTTTTTAAAGCAGATGATGCTTTTACTTTCTACGGTCAACAAAAGACCTCTATAGAAGCAATATTCTATACGGTACAAGTATATGGATTGTTTTTTATTATTCAAATGTGTGGTTTAGCTATTGCTAGTTTAATAAGTATCATAATTTCAAATGCAGTTATTAGCTTTTTCCTTCTGATTGGAATTTACATCGGCTGCTTGTACATAAGTCAGTTATCGTTCTTTTTATTATCCGTTCAAAGTATCTTCCATGCTCTCAGCACAGGAAGTAACAGTTTATACGTCCTGATTCTAGGTATCATGATTATTAGTGTTAGCGTTTGTATAAGCATTTGGAATAAAAAAGAATTTACATGTTAATAAAAGGATAGAAGGGAGGTTTACCATGATTATGTTAGAAGCTAAAGGAATTGAGAAAGTTTATAAAACTAATTTTCAAGAATATCCAGTTTTAAATAATGTCAACTTAACTGTTCATGAAGGAGATTTTGTAGGGATTATGGGACCTTCAGGGAGTGGAAAGTCTACACTTTTAAATGTGCTTTCCTCTCTTGATTTTCCTTCAAATGGAGAAATTACAATTAAGGGACAGAATTTAACTAATATGAATAGTGATCAATTAAGCAATTATCGTCGCGAAAATATTGGTTTTATTTTTCAAAATTACAATTTGTTAGATCACTTAACAATTGAAGAAAATATTCTTCTACCCGCAGCTTTAAGAATGGGGAGCAAAAAGGGTGTTAGGGATAAACTCGAAACATTAGTGAATGAACTAAATATTGAACCGCTTTTGCCAAAGTATCCCTATGAAATCTCTGGGGGACAACAGCAAAGAGCTGCTATTATTCGTTCGTTAATTAACGATCCTTATCTGTTATTTGCTGATGAACCGACGGGAAATCTAGATTCAAAATCTGCTTATGATGTATTGAATATACTAAAAACATTGAATGAAACACATAAATCAACAATCTTAATGGTAACTCACGACTCTGTAGCTGCTAGTTTTTGCAACAGGGTCATATTTTTGAAAGATGGCAAGATTGTTCATGAGATGCAACGTTCCCATGAAGAAAAGCAATTCAGTTTCAATCAACGTATACTACTCTATATCTCTAAGGAAGTGGGGGAGAATGATGTCAATATTTTCACTCGCACTTAAAAATATAACTCGCAATCTTTCACTGTATATAGTGTATCTTGTAAGTTGTATTCTATCAGTTACAATTTTTTATATGTACGCAGCATTTCTTTCATATCCAAAAGTTTCTGGAATAGAGCAACTGTTAATTGCGTGTGAATTCATCATCTTGCTATTTTCATGCTTTTTCATTTCATATTCTTATGACCATTTTCTTACTGAACGGAAAAAGGAAATTGGTATTTGGAAAACATTCGGAGCTTCAAAAAAACAATTATTTATTATCATAGTTTTAGAAAATTCGATAATTGGAGCAATTTCTATCTTAATTGGGATTATGATTGGTATAGTACTATCCAAAAGCTTTTTTGATTTCATCGGGAAATCTCTCTTCTTAAGCGAGTCATTTTCCTATTTCTTCTCTCCAATTGCTACCTTTTTTACAGTTATTTTGTTTGGAGTTCTGTTCTTTTTTGTTTCATTGCGTAGTTATTATAAAATCGGACGCATTTCTGTTTTGGAATTATTTCAAGAGACAAGAAAACCAAAGGATTTACCTAGGTTTTCAAAGAAGAAATTCATTATTTCCCTGTTAATTTTGGTTATTTCTTATGTTTTTATCCTTAATGCATCTTTACCCGTACTATTATTCTCTTTTCTACCTGTAGCTGCTCTTTTATTATTAGGAACGTACCTTTTTTGTTCGCACGGATTAGTAGGAACTGTATCCTATTTAATCAATAAAGAAAAAAAGCATTTAAATGGCATTCGAATGCTAATATTTATAAGTCTAAGGAAAAAACTTTATTATAATGCTAAAATTATCTTCCTTGTTTCAATACTCTTATCAATGATAATGATATTAATCAGCTCCATATATTTATATTCAGAGTTGAATGATCAAAGAATGCGAAATAGCCACCCACAGCCAGCTATATTTATTGTTGATAAAAAACAAGAGAATACACTAGAATCTGCTTTAGAGAAAAACTTCAAAGGAGAGGTTGAGGGATTTCATAAGAAAAAATGGGAAGGTATATTACTGAATTCATCAAAGGGAGAAGGTAAAACCTTTATACTACAAACAGATTCATTCTTTATAAAGGACTGGACAGAAACAAAAAAAGATAACCTGTTATTTAGTAAAAAAAATGAGAATATCGATAAGTTGCATATCCAAACAAATAACGGTAATACAGAATTGATAGTAAAAAATATGGTCGAAAAACAGGCGATTAACTCGGTATCTCGGATAGATAATGTAGCTTTTGTACCAGCAGATACTTTTAATGAATTAGAGAAGGGATCATTACCTACTCAACATGTTTCATTTTACACATTAGATTTCAAGGAAAATAATAAGGGTTATAGTGCACTAAAAAAATTATTTGAGACACTCCCTTTAGAGATAAAGGAACAGTCCAGTGTTCGTCTTCTACATTATGAAAATACAGTTCAATTAACTTCAGTTTTATGGATAATAGCATTATTTATCGGTTTTATCTTGTTAATTGCTTTATCCAGTCTTCTTTGGTTTAAGTTATATGAAGATATATCTAATGATAGAAAAATATTTCACTCTTTAAGAAAAATCGGTTTGAATTTCAATGAAATAAAAAAAACATTAAGGGTTCAAATTGCTATAATTTTCTTTGTACCAATTATTCTGGGGGGGATAAATCTATTTATAGCAATCTACGCCTTGCAAAATATATTGGGAGGAATTAAAATTTACTCAATAATATTAATATTTTTTATTTTCTTAGTCTTCCAATTAATATTTTTCTTCATTTCAAACCACTATTACTATAAAAAAGTTGTTCATGAAAAGAATATTAATTAACAAGAAAATATATTTTACAAAATAATAAGATTTTTAATCTAAACTAGAAAGGAGTGTTTTTTTTTGAATGGAACGATTCTTGTTGTAGATGATGAGTCAGAAATTGTAGATGTACTCTCTGATATATTCTCTGATCGTGATTATAAAGTTCTCAAGGCCTACAATGGAGAACAAGCGCTAGATCATTTAAAAACACAAGTTGATTTAGTCATTTTAGATATTATGATGCCTAAAATGGACGGTTTTGAATTTTGTAAGGTCGTTCGTGAACAAATAAAATGCCCGATTCTATTTTTGAGTGCTAAACATTCAGAAATAGATAAAGTAAAAGGCTTTACTTTAGGTGGAGATGACTATATTACAAAACCATTCCAAGTTAAGGAGCTAATTGCACGTGTTGAGGCCCACTTGAGGCGTGAGAAAAGAGAACGTGTAAACTTGCAAAATCAACGTTTCTTAGGAAACTTGACCATTAACTATTCACAGCATGATGTTTTCATTGATGGAGTAAAAATAGATGTAACGAGTAAAGAGTTTAAAATATTAGAGCTTTTAACGGTAAATCTAGGACAAATCTTTTCTAAGGAACAAATTTATGAAAAAATTTGGGGGCTGGATGCAGTTGGGGATCTCAATACAATAATAGTACATATTAATAACTTAAGAGCTAAGTTAAGTTTAGGTATGTCAACTTACCATATTAAAACCGTATGGGGAGTTGGCTATAAGTTGGAGAAATGTTAATGTTAAAAAAATTATCGTTGAAAAACCAATTTATTCTAACATTTGCAGCTGTAATATTTTTAAGTATTGTCAGTACGGTTTGTACGTTAATTTTAATATACTCTTTTCTTTTTATTTATAATGAAAAATCTGTTTTACCTGCCAACCATTATGAAAAACAAGTGCCCAGCATTGAAAAATTTGTAGAAATGAATGGGGATAAAATAGTAGATTTATCCTATCAAAAAAAACTAGAGAAAGTGATTCCAATGCAAGGAATTACTTATCAAGTTATGAATACGAATGGAAATAGATTATATGGTACATTGAGCGATGAATTATTGAAAAATGATAAAGAAGTGTATCATAAAATAAATACATCTACTCAAAATGGTAAACTAATTACAAAATACATTCCAATTATAAGTAATGGTAAACTAGTTGGTGTGCTTGCTGTACGATACATATTAGCTGCATCTATTGATTATTACATAGAATATGTATTTATTATTGCTTTTCTTGTTCCTTTTATATTTTTAACGCTTTATTCTTATTTATTAGCTAAGCGTTTAGGAAAACAGTTGAATAAACCTATCAAAGAGGTAATAATGGCCTCACAAAAAATTAAAAACAAGGATTTAGACTTTGAAATAAAATATGAAAGTGAAAATGAAATAGGTATATTAATTGATTCTTTCAATAGTATGAAGGAAGAATTAAAAAATTCATTGTATGTTCAATGGAAATTAGAACAGGAACGTCGGGATATGGTTGCTTCCATTGCACATGATTTGCGAACACCGTTAACTATTATTTTGTCTCATGTAGAAGTATTAATGGAACCCATGCCAAATAATCAAAAACGGATTCATCACTACTTGCAAACAATTAAGAATAATACAGAAAGAGTATTGCATTTAACAGAAGAAATGAGGAGAGTCTCTGAAGTGGACAACCCTGATTTCACTCTTATGATTTGTAATATAGCTCCAGCTGAAATGATTCCAGAAATGCTTGAAGAGTTTAAGGAATTGGCAGAAAATGAAGATATACAATTAACCTATACTTTACTTATTAAATCAGAAGAAAAAAATCTTAAGTTTGCACTTGATCCGAATCGTTTGCATCAAATTCTTACGAATATTATTTCTAATAGCATTCGTTTTACTCCAAAAAAAGGAAGAATTGATGTGCAAGTGGAGGTGAAAAAAGACGTTATGTCTTTTTCTATCTCGGATTCTGGAGTTGGATTTAATACAAAAGATATTCCGTTTTTATTTAGTAAATTCTACCAAGGTGACCTTTCAAGGTCAAATCAACTACATCATGGACTTGGTTTGTATATCGTGGAAAAATTGGTTAAAAAACACGGTGGAGAAATTCATGCTGAAAATAATGAGATTCAAGGGGCATGCATTTCATTCACGATACATTCTCTTTTTAGTAACGAAAAAAGGAACTATGAATTGTCATAGTTCCTTTTCATTATTTAATAGCATTATATACGTCCAGCTGTCCGTTCCCCCAAGAGGCTTTATCAGGTGCTATATCTTTCTTTATTCCGTTTTTGTAAAGGTGTGAAATTGATCTTTTCGGTTGATTTTTAAAATTATAGTGATTGATAATTAGAGCTAGTGTAGCGGATACTTTCGGAACTGCCATTGATGTACCAGCGGCAAATAAGTATCTTCCAGTATTAAAAGTTGTCAGTACTTCCTCTTGTCGGAAAAGACCAGTATTCCACCATACCTCTTCGCCATATTGTTGCCATAAACGATAATCTCCTCCTGGAGCAGATATGTCAATGACCCCTTCTCCGTAATTAGAGAATACAGAACGTTGTCCGGTTGGACCGGTTGATGATACTGTTACTACACCTGGTAATTCCCCAGGTGCTTCTATTCCTACACCAGTAAATATTTTCCCCTCTTTTTCATATTTTTGTTTAAGAAAGTTATTTAGCTCCTGTTTATTAGCCACGTTTACAGAATCATTTCCTGCAGAAGCTACTACTACACTACCATGCTGATTGGCATATTCTATAGCACGTTTGTAACCTTCTACTTCTGCCCATCCATTGTCTACAAGTTTTCCATTTTCATAGACTTTTCCATTTACATAATAGGAACCAAGACTAAGGTTGATAACATCTACATCATCCTTAGCTGCTTCGATGATGGCATTAATGACCCAGGCTGCATCAGCTGATTTATTTCCAAATACACGATATGCTCTGATTCCCGTATCAGGAGCAACGCCTTTTAATTCCCCATTTGCAGCAATAGATCCTGAAACGAGAGTTCCATGGCCATTGATATCATTTATATTATTAATATCACCTGTCTCTTCAGGTTCAGTACCTCTCAATCCTCCCTTTGGAACGAAGTTTTTAGATCCAGGAATAAGATTTTTTACTAAGTCAGGATGATCCACATCGACTCCCGAATCAATAATTCCAACAACCACATTATGAGAGCCAGTTTCTTTTTTATAACTTTCTCCATTATGAGTAATTTCCTTCATGTCCCATTGCATATCCCATAAGGGAGGTAGGTTTGTATCTAATGTTTTTGTTGAAAGAGTTGATAAATTAGGCATTTTTATGGAATGAGGAACCTCTGGTTTTTCGACTTGCAAAGAAGGATTAACTGATTCAAATAAGGGAGATTGATTTTTAGAAATTTGTGTATCTCCTTTGAATTGAATGAGTCCTATCTCCGGGACAGTATAAGTAATTTCTCCATTCTCCTTTTTTATCTCAGTGATGCCTTGCTCAAATTTTGATGGGTCTTTTAATAAAACGGTGTAATATTGCTTAGGTTTTTCCTGAGCATGTCCTACATTAGAAAGTAAAAAACACGTTAACGCGGTTGAAATGACAGTGATTGCTTGTTTTTTCATAATTATCCCCTTACTTTTATAAATTGGAGGTAGAATTTGAAGATGAACCGCAGAACAAGGCCCTATTGCCCACTTTATAATTCCACTTAGATCCTATAAATAAGGTAACAAATCATTCGGAATTTCAAATCTGTATATACCGTACATATAAGTGGTATTTAGCGCAATATTACTTTCTTTGGAGTTACTTTAAAAACAGAAGCATAATTCTTTTGGTGGAGAAGCCATCAATTTTTTGTTCTAATGAGTGAATGAAATTAAAAAAGTATCCTAAAGTAAATAGGGGGTATCTGTATTTAGGTCTTTATTCAGTAGGGAACTTATTGTTTTTGTATTTGAAGGTTATAAATATGTATAGCAATAGCAATAAAAATGAAATGTGAATTTAAATATTTAGGAGAGTGTATGATGGGATATCTAAGAGTTTTCACCTTAAGGGATGGTCGTGAAAAAGCAATAATAGTAGAGCCATGGCGTTTATTTAAAGAAGAAATGAATGTTTTAGGAATCAAAGATTCGGATGCGTTCTAAATTCATCTAATCGAGTATAAAAAAGAAAAGCAATTTACTAGACAGAATATGAGACAGAAATGAATCGTGTTATGTATAAATATCATAATTACGCACATGTTATATACGAATAAAATGGAGGTGTAATTATGAATATTCAAAGACACGAAAACAATAATAATGAAATTCATATTTCCGCTGCTGCAAGTGCAATCGAGCAGATGAAATGTGAATTTGCTCGTGAACTAGGGATTACACTTGGTCCAGAAACATCTGCGCGTGCTAATGGTTCTGTTGGTGGAGAAATTACTAAGCAAATTGTTCAAATGGGTGAGGAACAATTAATGGGACAATATAGATTGCATCAACATACCATATAAGCAATTAAAAAATATCCTTTCTTTAAACGAAAGGTATTTCTCCTATATTTTTACATTAATTTCAAAAATATAGAATCTATACAAAAAAATGAAGGATCATATTAGTTTATAACGCATTATAGGTATCTAAATGTCTTGAATTCGTTTTGAGGTAAAATGAATGGTTTGAAAGGTTTTAAAACATGAATTGTCTTTCCCTGTAGTTAAAGTGTATGATTTCACTTATTTTGAACAAATTCCCCCTTTAATTATTTGCATGTTATTCTTTATATAGACAACCTAATGTTTGTATAATATATTTCTACTTATCTGTTAATTATTACATCTTTTCATTATATATGGGGTGAGGAGGGAAGGGGTACACATGCATATGAAGCTCTAGACACATTCGTAATTTCGCAAAGTTGATTTACAGTCATATTTCCTTCTTTATATAGCTTTACTGCATAATTCATTCCTGCGTGATTTTCATGATACTTCTTTAAACGACCTTTAAACTTTCCTTCTTTTTTTGCAAACTCAATCCCTTCACGTTGTCGCATACGAATAAGATCTCGCTCTAATTGGTTAACACCAGCCATTACAGTAATTAAGAACTGGCTGTATCGATTATCTTCTGATAAATCTAGCTATGTATCCTTTAGTGATTTTAAGCTCGCTTTTTTACCTCGTATAAACTCAATTAATTTAAACAAATCCTGTGTGTTACGAGTGATCCGAGTTAAGTTTGTAACATAAATAATGTCACCTTCCTGTAAATCCTCTAACATTTTTTGAAGTTGCTCGCGATCCTTTGTTGCTCCAGAAACTTTTTCTTCAAAAATAATATCCATTCCAATTTCGTTCAGTTGCTGAAATTGCCTTGAAGGGTTCTGGCTAGTCGAACTGACATGTATATAACCGATTTTCCGCAAAACATCACCCCCTTTTTGAGATTAAGTCTTATGAGACGCTCTTAACTAAGATTTTATAAGTCTACTATAATTGTATCAATAGAGTACACTCTATTGGGATGGATTTAAAATATATACGATTCAAAGACCAGTTTAAATATGGAGTGCTTCTAATTTGAAAAAGTAAAAAAACAACGTGGAGTCGCTAATAGATTAGGATTTGCCATACAAATTGCTTACTTACGTTTTCCAGGAAGACCATTATCTGAGAATGGAAAATATGATTAATGCTACTCTTATTAACAATGCAAAGGGAACCTGCTACATTCTCATATGCAATATTACATATAAGAATGTATTGATAATAATGTAAGCGCTTACTATAATAAAAACATAAAGATAAATCACATCTTAGCAACAACAAAAAAGGAGGAAATAATATGGAAATCGCAATGGCAGTTTTGAAATTTGTAGGTGGCGTAATCCCGTTAATTCAAGAACTTTTGAAAGCATTTATGTAGGTTTATTAGTTAGCTATCATTTATCAATCATTATCATATCTTACTAAAAAAAGAACGGGGTGATTTTTCTGAATATTAAGAAAAACACTAAAAGAAGAAAGTTCCTTGCGTGTTTATTAGTTAGTCTATGCACTATTAATTATTCATCTATTTCCTTCGCAGAAACACAAGTAGGTAATGCAACTGATGTAACCAAAAATGCTAGTGGCATTGATACTGGTATAGCAAATCTTAAATATAATAATCAAGAGGTTTTAGCTGTAAATGGTGATAAGGTAGAGAGTTTTGTTCCGAAAGAAAGTATCAATTCAAATGGTAAATTTGTAGTAGTGGAACGCGAGAAAAAATCACTTACAACTTCACCAGTCGATATTTCGATTATTGATTCTGTGGTGAATCGTACGTATCCAGGAGCGGTACAACTTGCAAATAAAGCTTTTGCAGACAATCAACCTAGTTTATTAGTGGCTAAGAGAAAGCCTTTGAATATTAGTATAGACTTACCTGGCATGAGAAAAGAAAATACAATTACTGTCCAGAATCCGACATATGGTAATGTGGCTGGAGCAGTGGATGATTTAGTATCTACTTGGAATGAAAAGTATTCTAAAACACATACGTTACCTGCAAGAATGCAGTATACAGAATCTATGGTTTATAGTAAATCACAAATCGCAAGTGCCCTTAACGTTAACGCTAAATA
It encodes:
- a CDS encoding response regulator transcription factor, yielding MNGTILVVDDESEIVDVLSDIFSDRDYKVLKAYNGEQALDHLKTQVDLVILDIMMPKMDGFEFCKVVREQIKCPILFLSAKHSEIDKVKGFTLGGDDYITKPFQVKELIARVEAHLRREKRERVNLQNQRFLGNLTINYSQHDVFIDGVKIDVTSKEFKILELLTVNLGQIFSKEQIYEKIWGLDAVGDLNTIIVHINNLRAKLSLGMSTYHIKTVWGVGYKLEKC
- a CDS encoding FtsX-like permease family protein encodes the protein MSIFSLALKNITRNLSLYIVYLVSCILSVTIFYMYAAFLSYPKVSGIEQLLIACEFIILLFSCFFISYSYDHFLTERKKEIGIWKTFGASKKQLFIIIVLENSIIGAISILIGIMIGIVLSKSFFDFIGKSLFLSESFSYFFSPIATFFTVILFGVLFFFVSLRSYYKIGRISVLELFQETRKPKDLPRFSKKKFIISLLILVISYVFILNASLPVLLFSFLPVAALLLLGTYLFCSHGLVGTVSYLINKEKKHLNGIRMLIFISLRKKLYYNAKIIFLVSILLSMIMILISSIYLYSELNDQRMRNSHPQPAIFIVDKKQENTLESALEKNFKGEVEGFHKKKWEGILLNSSKGEGKTFILQTDSFFIKDWTETKKDNLLFSKKNENIDKLHIQTNNGNTELIVKNMVEKQAINSVSRIDNVAFVPADTFNELEKGSLPTQHVSFYTLDFKENNKGYSALKKLFETLPLEIKEQSSVRLLHYENTVQLTSVLWIIALFIGFILLIALSSLLWFKLYEDISNDRKIFHSLRKIGLNFNEIKKTLRVQIAIIFFVPIILGGINLFIAIYALQNILGGIKIYSIILIFFIFLVFQLIFFFISNHYYYKKVVHEKNIN
- a CDS encoding S8 family peptidase, encoding MKKQAITVISTALTCFLLSNVGHAQEKPKQYYTVLLKDPSKFEQGITEIKKENGEITYTVPEIGLIQFKGDTQISKNQSPLFESVNPSLQVEKPEVPHSIKMPNLSTLSTKTLDTNLPPLWDMQWDMKEITHNGESYKKETGSHNVVVGIIDSGVDVDHPDLVKNLIPGSKNFVPKGGLRGTEPEETGDINNINDINGHGTLVSGSIAANGELKGVAPDTGIRAYRVFGNKSADAAWVINAIIEAAKDDVDVINLSLGSYYVNGKVYENGKLVDNGWAEVEGYKRAIEYANQHGSVVVASAGNDSVNVANKQELNNFLKQKYEKEGKIFTGVGIEAPGELPGVVTVSSTGPTGQRSVFSNYGEGVIDISAPGGDYRLWQQYGEEVWWNTGLFRQEEVLTTFNTGRYLFAAGTSMAVPKVSATLALIINHYNFKNQPKRSISHLYKNGIKKDIAPDKASWGNGQLDVYNAIK
- a CDS encoding sensor histidine kinase produces the protein MLKKLSLKNQFILTFAAVIFLSIVSTVCTLILIYSFLFIYNEKSVLPANHYEKQVPSIEKFVEMNGDKIVDLSYQKKLEKVIPMQGITYQVMNTNGNRLYGTLSDELLKNDKEVYHKINTSTQNGKLITKYIPIISNGKLVGVLAVRYILAASIDYYIEYVFIIAFLVPFIFLTLYSYLLAKRLGKQLNKPIKEVIMASQKIKNKDLDFEIKYESENEIGILIDSFNSMKEELKNSLYVQWKLEQERRDMVASIAHDLRTPLTIILSHVEVLMEPMPNNQKRIHHYLQTIKNNTERVLHLTEEMRRVSEVDNPDFTLMICNIAPAEMIPEMLEEFKELAENEDIQLTYTLLIKSEEKNLKFALDPNRLHQILTNIISNSIRFTPKKGRIDVQVEVKKDVMSFSISDSGVGFNTKDIPFLFSKFYQGDLSRSNQLHHGLGLYIVEKLVKKHGGEIHAENNEIQGACISFTIHSLFSNEKRNYELS
- a CDS encoding alpha/beta-type small acid-soluble spore protein, whose translation is MNIQRHENNNNEIHISAAASAIEQMKCEFARELGITLGPETSARANGSVGGEITKQIVQMGEEQLMGQYRLHQHTI